One window of Paludibacter propionicigenes WB4 genomic DNA carries:
- the yaaA gene encoding peroxide stress protein YaaA gives MLLLLSPAKIQNFEPQDVVKKHTQPQYMDEAELLINKIKELSLSELAKLLDVNSNLAQLNVDRHFNWQRPFTSKNAKQAVFVFNGEVFHGLDAKSLSSENLTYLQSHLRILSGLYGVLRPFDLIQPYRLDVSTRLKTDAGNNLYAFWGNKITEALNDAVKASGGSQTLLNLASGEYMKSINKKLLQANVIDFDFLQYKNDEYKPIVIYIKKARGMMVRYVIENKIDNVEDLKGFNAEGYWFSPQLSTESKFVFTR, from the coding sequence AAAATACAGAATTTTGAGCCTCAAGATGTTGTAAAAAAACATACTCAACCTCAATACATGGATGAGGCAGAATTACTCATCAACAAAATAAAGGAATTATCACTATCTGAATTAGCCAAATTGCTGGATGTGAACAGTAACCTGGCTCAACTTAATGTTGACCGTCACTTCAACTGGCAACGTCCTTTTACAAGCAAAAATGCAAAACAGGCCGTATTTGTTTTCAATGGAGAGGTTTTCCATGGGTTGGACGCAAAAAGTCTGTCTTCTGAGAATCTTACATACTTGCAGTCACATTTACGCATTTTGTCCGGACTTTACGGAGTTCTTCGCCCTTTTGATTTGATTCAGCCCTATCGTTTAGACGTAAGCACAAGATTAAAAACCGATGCCGGCAATAATTTATATGCATTCTGGGGGAATAAAATTACCGAAGCTCTTAATGATGCAGTTAAAGCATCTGGTGGTTCGCAAACTCTGCTCAACCTGGCATCCGGAGAATACATGAAATCTATCAATAAAAAACTGCTTCAAGCCAATGTCATAGACTTTGACTTTTTGCAATACAAGAACGATGAATACAAACCGATAGTGATATACATCAAAAAAGCACGAGGTATGATGGTACGATATGTAATTGAGAATAAGATTGACAATGTGGAAGATCTGAAAGGATTTAACGCGGAAGGTTATTGGTTCAGTCCACAACTATCTACAGAAAGTAAATTCGTCTTTACCCGATGA